A genomic window from Terrisporobacter glycolicus ATCC 14880 = DSM 1288 includes:
- a CDS encoding AtpZ/AtpI family protein: protein MSNKKSTGAQIAQMLSLISQLGIMMVVSIFGCFFIGKFIDDKLNTKPIFMLIFLVLGVGGAFMSVYKTVIGYTKRK, encoded by the coding sequence ATGAGTAATAAAAAAAGTACAGGTGCACAAATAGCACAAATGCTTTCTTTAATAAGTCAGCTAGGTATTATGATGGTTGTTTCCATATTTGGATGTTTTTTTATAGGCAAATTTATCGATGATAAATTGAATACAAAACCTATTTTCATGCTAATATTTTTAGTATTGGGAGTAGGAGGAGCTTTTATGTCTGTATATAAAACTGTAATTGGATACACAAAAAGGAAGTGA
- the atpE gene encoding ATP synthase F0 subunit C: MEITTLQQGIAIAGSAIGAGIAVIAGIGAGIGQGYAAGKGAEAVGNQPEAKGDIISTMLLGAAVAESTGIYGLVISIILIFANPWV; the protein is encoded by the coding sequence ATGGAAATTACTACTTTACAACAAGGAATCGCTATAGCAGGTTCTGCAATAGGTGCAGGTATAGCAGTTATAGCTGGTATAGGTGCAGGTATAGGTCAAGGATATGCAGCTGGTAAAGGTGCAGAAGCTGTTGGTAATCAACCAGAAGCTAAAGGAGATATAATCTCTACAATGCTATTAGGTGCTGCAGTTGCAGAGTCTACAGGTATATATGGTCTTGTTATATCTATAATCTTAATATTCGCTAATCCATGGGTATAG
- the upp gene encoding uracil phosphoribosyltransferase: MSKVIVTDHPLIQHKLTIMRDKETGSKDFRELLTEITMLMGYEVTRDLQLVDVEIETPVVKSTQKMISGKKLGIVPILRAGLGMVDGFISLIPAAKVGHLGLYRDPETLKPVEYYSKFPQDIDEREMIVVDPMLATGGSAVAAIDVLKAKGAKSIKLVNLVAAPEGIAEVQKYHNDVDIYVAAIDEKLNDHGYIVPGLGDAGDRLFGTK, encoded by the coding sequence ATGAGCAAAGTTATAGTTACGGATCATCCGTTAATACAACACAAATTAACAATAATGAGAGATAAAGAAACTGGGTCTAAAGACTTTAGAGAATTATTAACAGAAATAACAATGTTAATGGGATACGAAGTTACTAGAGATTTACAATTAGTTGATGTAGAAATAGAAACACCTGTTGTAAAATCTACTCAAAAAATGATATCAGGTAAAAAATTAGGAATAGTACCTATATTAAGAGCAGGACTTGGAATGGTTGATGGATTTATAAGCTTAATACCAGCAGCTAAAGTTGGTCATTTAGGTCTTTATAGAGATCCTGAGACATTAAAGCCAGTTGAATATTACTCTAAATTTCCACAAGATATAGATGAAAGAGAAATGATAGTAGTTGACCCAATGCTTGCAACAGGTGGTTCAGCAGTGGCAGCTATAGATGTTTTAAAAGCAAAAGGAGCAAAAAGTATAAAGCTAGTCAACTTAGTTGCAGCTCCAGAAGGAATAGCTGAAGTACAAAAATATCACAATGATGTAGATATATATGTAGCAGCTATAGATGAAAAATTAAATGATCACGGATACATAGTTCCAGGATTAGGAGATGCTGGAGATAGATTATTTGGTACTAAATAG
- the gerS gene encoding germination lipoprotein GerS: protein MKNKWYSLLIIIISIITLYSVGCGRKEYTKEEVYEDFQNQISKIESYTCTAKVEAIGNKENTTYIFKHTYKKPDYYKLEVKSPKNLQGKTIEYKGDKVLVSNPSINDTIELPNINNDSHYLFIGDFIKNYMQNESIILEVTERELKIETEIPGDNKYFNKQILYVDNKTKNPNKMEILDNEDKPIFIVTYEDFKYEK, encoded by the coding sequence GTGAAAAATAAGTGGTATTCGTTACTAATAATAATTATTTCAATAATTACTCTATATAGTGTTGGATGTGGAAGAAAAGAATATACAAAGGAAGAAGTATATGAGGATTTTCAAAACCAAATTTCAAAAATTGAATCATATACTTGTACTGCAAAAGTAGAAGCTATAGGTAATAAGGAGAATACTACCTATATTTTTAAACACACATATAAAAAACCGGATTATTATAAGTTAGAAGTCAAGTCACCAAAGAATTTGCAAGGAAAAACTATTGAATATAAGGGGGATAAAGTTCTAGTTAGTAACCCTAGTATTAATGATACAATAGAACTTCCTAATATAAATAATGATAGTCATTATTTATTTATTGGAGATTTTATAAAAAACTATATGCAAAATGAATCAATAATTTTAGAAGTTACAGAACGTGAATTAAAAATAGAAACAGAAATACCAGGCGATAATAAATATTTCAATAAACAAATTTTATATGTAGACAATAAGACTAAAAATCCAAATAAAATGGAAATACTAGATAATGAAGATAAACCTATATTTATAGTAACATATGAAGATTTTAAGTATGAAAAATAA
- the acpS gene encoding holo-ACP synthase, producing MNILDIGTDIIEVERIKNALNKRGDFLKKIFTEREIEMFEGKGNNPQTIAGNFAAKEAISKSLGLGIRGYNFKDIEILRNDLGKPIVKTYNNLEQICIQYSVLEIKVSISHSENYAVANAITITT from the coding sequence ATGAATATTTTAGATATAGGGACAGATATTATAGAAGTAGAGAGAATTAAAAATGCATTAAATAAAAGAGGTGATTTTCTAAAAAAAATATTCACAGAAAGAGAAATAGAAATGTTTGAGGGAAAGGGGAATAATCCTCAAACCATAGCTGGTAATTTTGCAGCAAAAGAAGCTATTAGTAAATCCTTGGGATTGGGCATAAGGGGTTATAATTTTAAAGATATAGAAATACTTAGAAATGATTTAGGGAAGCCTATAGTAAAAACTTATAATAATTTGGAACAGATTTGCATACAATATAGTGTTTTAGAAATAAAGGTAAGCATATCTCATAGTGAGAACTATGCTGTTGCAAATGCTATAACAATTACAACGTAA
- a CDS encoding type II toxin-antitoxin system PemK/MazF family toxin, which produces MNNLGLDIKRGDLFYADLSPVIGSEQGGVRPVLIIQNNIGNKYSPTVIIAAITSQINKAKLPTHIEISSSEYGLNKDSVILLEQIRTIDKKRLREKIGYLDNKTMLKVNNGLQISLDLFSV; this is translated from the coding sequence TTGAATAATCTTGGCTTAGATATTAAGCGAGGAGATTTATTTTATGCAGATTTAAGTCCAGTTATTGGCTCGGAGCAAGGAGGCGTTAGACCTGTTTTAATAATCCAAAATAATATAGGAAATAAATATAGCCCGACGGTTATAATTGCTGCTATAACATCCCAGATTAATAAAGCAAAATTGCCTACTCATATAGAAATAAGTTCCAGTGAATATGGACTTAATAAAGATTCTGTAATTCTCTTAGAGCAAATTAGAACCATAGACAAAAAGCGGCTGAGAGAAAAAATAGGTTATCTAGATAATAAAACTATGCTAAAAGTAAATAATGGACTGCAAATAAGTTTAGATTTATTTAGCGTATAA
- a CDS encoding ATP synthase subunit I, with translation MDIKVQQEVKEITKGICIYAIIIGIISLVVSKQPIHVILGVVFGSIIAILNFRLLAITLEKAADMPPGKAQAYSGIRYLIRMFIVAVVLFVSVKNPNIHVIGTVLGLISTQIVIFIKKLIISRISRKEV, from the coding sequence ATGGATATAAAAGTACAACAAGAAGTTAAAGAAATAACAAAGGGTATATGTATATATGCCATTATAATAGGAATAATATCTTTAGTTGTTTCTAAACAACCAATCCATGTAATATTGGGAGTTGTTTTTGGTAGTATAATTGCCATACTTAATTTTAGGTTATTAGCAATTACCTTGGAAAAAGCAGCAGACATGCCACCAGGAAAAGCTCAAGCTTATTCCGGAATTAGATATTTGATAAGGATGTTTATTGTAGCAGTAGTTTTATTTGTTTCAGTGAAAAATCCAAATATACATGTTATAGGGACAGTCTTAGGATTAATAAGTACTCAGATTGTTATATTTATAAAAAAACTTATAATATCAAGAATATCGAGAAAGGAGGTATAA
- the atpA gene encoding F0F1 ATP synthase subunit alpha has protein sequence MNLRPEEISSIIKQQIKNYDNKIEMTDTGSVLKVGDGIATIYGLENVMSSELLEFPGEVYGMALNLEEDVVGAVIFGDDSGIKEGDIVKRTGRIVEVPVGEALIGRVVSPLGLPIDGKGPINTDKTRPVENKASGIMARQSVCEPLQTGIKAIDSMIPIGRGQRELIIGDRQTGKTSIVIDTILNQKGKDVICIYVAIGQKRSTVAQLVSTLEKGGAMDYTIVVSATASESAPLQYLAPYAGAAMGEEFMFNGKHVLIVYDDLSKQAVAYREMSLLLRRPPGREAYPGDVFYLHSRLLERAAKLSDELGGGSMTALPIIETQAGDVSAYIPTNVISITDGQIYLQPELFYSGIRPAVDPGISVSRVGGDAQIKSMKKVAGTLKLAYSQYRELASFSQFGSDLDEDTKKRLAQGERIVAVLKQNETDPIAVQDQVMIIFAVINNFLEDIPVSNVSRFEKELFRFVDENYPEVSKKILAAEDFSSDLTNAIVEFKKKFVVEA, from the coding sequence ATGAACTTAAGACCTGAAGAAATAAGTTCTATAATTAAACAACAAATTAAGAATTATGATAATAAAATAGAAATGACTGATACTGGTAGCGTACTAAAAGTAGGTGACGGTATCGCAACTATATATGGACTAGAAAACGTAATGTCTAGTGAACTTTTAGAATTCCCTGGAGAGGTATATGGAATGGCCCTTAACTTAGAGGAAGATGTTGTTGGGGCTGTTATATTTGGTGATGACAGTGGAATCAAAGAAGGAGATATAGTTAAAAGAACAGGAAGAATAGTTGAAGTTCCTGTTGGAGAAGCATTAATAGGTAGAGTTGTAAGTCCACTTGGTTTACCTATAGACGGTAAAGGACCTATAAATACTGATAAAACAAGACCAGTTGAAAATAAAGCATCTGGTATAATGGCAAGACAATCAGTTTGTGAACCATTACAAACTGGTATAAAAGCTATAGACTCTATGATACCAATAGGTAGAGGACAAAGAGAACTTATCATAGGTGATAGACAAACTGGTAAGACTTCTATAGTTATAGATACTATATTAAATCAAAAAGGTAAAGATGTTATATGTATATACGTTGCAATAGGACAAAAACGTTCTACAGTTGCACAACTTGTTAGTACATTAGAAAAAGGTGGAGCAATGGATTACACAATAGTTGTATCAGCTACAGCTTCTGAATCTGCACCACTTCAATACCTTGCACCATATGCAGGAGCTGCAATGGGTGAAGAGTTCATGTTCAATGGTAAACATGTTCTAATAGTATATGATGATTTAAGTAAACAAGCAGTTGCTTACAGAGAGATGTCATTACTACTTAGAAGACCACCAGGACGTGAAGCTTATCCAGGAGATGTATTCTACCTACATTCAAGATTACTAGAAAGAGCTGCTAAGTTATCTGATGAATTAGGTGGAGGATCTATGACTGCACTTCCAATCATAGAAACTCAAGCAGGAGACGTTTCTGCATATATACCAACTAACGTTATATCAATAACTGATGGACAAATATACTTACAACCAGAATTGTTCTATTCAGGTATAAGACCAGCAGTTGACCCTGGTATATCAGTATCAAGGGTTGGTGGTGATGCTCAAATTAAATCAATGAAAAAAGTTGCAGGTACATTAAAACTTGCTTACTCACAATATAGAGAACTTGCATCATTCTCTCAATTTGGATCAGACTTAGACGAAGATACTAAGAAGAGACTTGCTCAAGGGGAAAGAATAGTTGCGGTTTTAAAACAAAATGAAACTGACCCTATAGCAGTTCAAGACCAAGTTATGATAATATTTGCTGTTATAAATAACTTCTTAGAAGATATACCAGTAAGTAATGTATCAAGATTTGAAAAAGAATTATTCAGATTTGTGGATGAAAACTATCCAGAAGTATCTAAAAAAATATTAGCAGCAGAAGATTTCTCTTCTGATTTAACAAACGCAATAGTAGAATTTAAGAAAAAGTTTGTTGTTGAAGCGTAA
- a CDS encoding F0F1 ATP synthase subunit delta produces MIDIIANRYAEALFQLSEDENITKEIYNELHNVVETVKNNKDLDNVLRSPLVAKIEKVKLIESLFNNKINNNLKNFLKILVEKGRISSLKSIELTFKQLLNDKNNIIEGTVISAIPLTDNKVKELEEKLSKKYNKNVTLENKVDQSILGGVLVRLGNTQIDGSVKTRLDNIKDQLSQVIS; encoded by the coding sequence ATGATAGATATAATAGCTAACAGATATGCAGAAGCCCTATTCCAACTAAGTGAAGATGAAAATATCACTAAAGAAATTTATAATGAATTACACAATGTAGTAGAGACAGTAAAAAATAATAAGGATTTAGATAATGTGTTAAGATCGCCTTTAGTAGCTAAAATCGAAAAGGTTAAACTAATTGAATCATTATTTAATAATAAAATAAATAATAACTTAAAAAATTTCTTAAAAATACTAGTTGAGAAGGGAAGAATATCTTCTTTAAAATCAATAGAATTAACATTTAAGCAATTACTAAATGATAAAAATAATATAATCGAAGGTACTGTAATAAGTGCCATTCCTTTAACTGATAATAAGGTTAAAGAACTTGAAGAAAAACTTTCAAAAAAATATAATAAAAATGTTACTTTAGAGAATAAAGTTGACCAAAGTATATTAGGTGGGGTTTTAGTAAGATTAGGAAATACTCAAATTGACGGATCTGTAAAAACTCGTTTAGATAATATAAAAGACCAACTTTCTCAAGTAATTTCTTAG
- a CDS encoding transketolase, which produces MRDHKGLNEITNVIRKDIVSMICKSKSGHPGGSLSAVEILTALYFDQMNIDPTNPKMEDRDRFVLSKGHAAPALYATLAERGYFEKEELNHLRKLGSMLQGHPDMKKVPGVEMSTGSLGQGFSVACGMAMAAKLDNAPWNVYALLGDGEVQEGIIWEAAMSAAHYKLDNMIAFLDYNGLQIDGEVESVMSINPIEDKFRTFGWNVITIDGHDFDQIFAALDMAKDTVDKPTMIIAKTVKGKGVSFMENQASWHGSAPSEEQLEQALSELGGAFHE; this is translated from the coding sequence ATGAGAGACCATAAAGGATTAAATGAAATTACTAATGTAATAAGAAAAGACATTGTCTCAATGATATGTAAATCAAAATCAGGACATCCGGGAGGTTCATTATCAGCAGTTGAGATTTTAACAGCTCTTTATTTTGATCAAATGAATATTGACCCAACAAATCCAAAAATGGAAGATAGAGATAGATTTGTTTTATCAAAAGGTCATGCAGCTCCAGCTTTATATGCAACATTAGCTGAAAGAGGATACTTTGAGAAAGAAGAGTTAAATCATTTAAGAAAATTAGGAAGTATGCTTCAAGGCCATCCTGATATGAAAAAGGTACCTGGTGTTGAAATGTCAACAGGTTCATTAGGACAAGGTTTTTCTGTTGCATGTGGAATGGCTATGGCAGCTAAATTAGACAACGCTCCATGGAATGTATATGCATTATTAGGAGATGGAGAAGTTCAAGAAGGAATAATATGGGAAGCTGCTATGAGTGCGGCTCATTACAAGCTTGATAACATGATAGCATTCCTTGATTATAATGGACTTCAAATTGATGGAGAAGTTGAGTCAGTAATGAGTATTAATCCTATAGAAGATAAATTTAGGACTTTTGGATGGAATGTAATAACTATTGATGGTCATGATTTCGACCAAATATTTGCAGCTCTAGATATGGCAAAAGATACAGTAGACAAACCAACAATGATAATAGCTAAAACAGTAAAAGGTAAAGGCGTGTCTTTCATGGAAAACCAAGCGTCATGGCATGGAAGTGCACCAAGTGAGGAACAACTTGAACAAGCATTATCAGAATTAGGAGGTGCTTTCCATGAGTAA
- a CDS encoding F0F1 ATP synthase subunit epsilon yields the protein MANIFALEIVTPSEVFYQGEVEMVITRTTQGDRAILKDHIPFVVGLVDGELRIKKDGKFKSGQISGGFMTVSKEKTTILTESAKWND from the coding sequence ATGGCAAATATATTTGCATTAGAAATAGTTACTCCAAGTGAAGTTTTTTACCAAGGCGAGGTTGAAATGGTGATAACTAGAACAACACAAGGTGATAGGGCTATATTAAAAGACCATATACCTTTCGTTGTTGGTTTAGTTGATGGAGAATTAAGAATAAAAAAAGATGGCAAGTTCAAATCTGGCCAAATATCTGGTGGTTTCATGACTGTTAGTAAAGAAAAAACTACTATACTAACTGAGTCTGCTAAATGGAACGATTAA
- the atpF gene encoding F0F1 ATP synthase subunit B, whose translation MGVKPVVTITWELAIQIVNTIVLFWILRKILFKPVLNIIDAREKAIKTDIATGEQAKSEGLAFKAEYEQKLAIAKNEGQEIIKQATFRAEQKSDEIISTAKEEATNLKERANKDIAQEKEKVMNELKNDISNIAILAASKVIEEDIDQAKHEEMINKFIEEVGEAK comes from the coding sequence ATGGGTGTTAAACCAGTAGTAACCATAACTTGGGAATTAGCTATTCAGATAGTAAATACAATTGTTTTATTTTGGATACTAAGAAAAATTTTATTCAAACCAGTTTTGAATATAATAGATGCTAGAGAAAAGGCAATAAAAACAGATATAGCTACAGGAGAGCAAGCAAAAAGTGAAGGTTTAGCTTTTAAAGCTGAATATGAACAAAAACTTGCAATTGCTAAAAATGAAGGTCAAGAAATCATTAAGCAAGCAACTTTTAGAGCTGAGCAAAAGTCTGATGAAATAATATCTACTGCAAAAGAAGAAGCAACTAACTTAAAAGAAAGAGCTAATAAAGATATAGCACAAGAAAAAGAAAAAGTTATGAATGAACTTAAAAATGATATTTCTAACATAGCTATACTTGCTGCTTCTAAGGTAATTGAAGAAGATATTGACCAAGCTAAACATGAGGAAATGATAAACAAATTTATCGAAGAGGTGGGCGAAGCTAAATGA
- the rpiB gene encoding ribose 5-phosphate isomerase B, protein MRIGLGCDHGGFNLKSDIIDFLKSKGIDYIDFGTNNAQDSVDYPIYGEKVANAVISKEVDYGIVCCGTGIGISLAANKVPGIRCAVVSDVFSAKMSKAHNNANMLSLGERVLGRGLALEIVEAWINTEFEGDRHLRRVNMIVDIEKKHNK, encoded by the coding sequence ATGAGAATAGGTTTGGGATGTGACCATGGAGGATTTAATTTAAAATCAGATATTATTGATTTTCTAAAATCGAAAGGAATAGACTACATAGATTTTGGCACGAATAATGCACAAGATTCAGTAGATTATCCAATATATGGGGAGAAAGTTGCAAATGCAGTTATTTCAAAAGAAGTAGATTATGGAATTGTATGTTGTGGAACAGGAATAGGTATATCTTTAGCAGCAAATAAAGTTCCTGGTATAAGATGTGCTGTTGTTTCAGATGTTTTTTCAGCAAAAATGTCTAAGGCACACAACAATGCAAATATGTTATCTCTAGGAGAAAGAGTATTAGGAAGAGGTCTTGCATTAGAAATAGTAGAGGCTTGGATTAATACAGAATTTGAAGGAGATAGACATTTAAGAAGAGTTAACATGATAGTTGATATAGAAAAAAAGCATAATAAATAG
- the atpB gene encoding F0F1 ATP synthase subunit A, translating to MKYTQWVIEFANGFKISETVVTSWIIMVGLIVVAFLLTRNLQPVPTTKRQIMLEYAVGSLRGLIHGNMGDDIEKRMPNIFPYIGSLFLFFVCSNLIGLLGFKSPTTDVDTTLAWALITCFLIYYEGVKAKGPGYFKGLLEPVPLLLPLNIVGEFARPISLTFRPFGNILGGTVIMGLLYQLLAFISSLIPNVSIPFLQLLIPVPLHFYFDLFAGCLQAFIFIMLTMVFVSNSTE from the coding sequence GTGAAGTATACACAATGGGTCATTGAATTTGCAAATGGTTTTAAGATTAGTGAAACTGTTGTAACTAGTTGGATTATAATGGTTGGGTTAATAGTAGTAGCATTTTTATTAACAAGGAATCTTCAACCAGTACCAACTACAAAAAGACAAATTATGTTAGAGTATGCCGTTGGATCACTTAGAGGCCTTATTCATGGAAACATGGGTGATGATATAGAAAAAAGAATGCCTAATATATTCCCTTATATTGGATCTTTATTTCTTTTCTTCGTATGTTCCAACTTGATTGGTTTATTAGGTTTTAAGTCGCCAACTACTGATGTAGACACAACTTTAGCCTGGGCTTTAATTACTTGCTTCTTAATTTACTATGAAGGGGTTAAAGCTAAAGGACCAGGATACTTTAAAGGTTTATTAGAACCAGTTCCGTTATTATTACCACTTAACATAGTAGGTGAATTTGCTAGACCAATATCGCTTACATTCCGTCCATTTGGTAATATTTTAGGAGGAACAGTAATTATGGGATTACTTTATCAATTATTAGCATTTATATCATCATTGATACCAAATGTTTCAATTCCATTTTTACAACTATTAATACCAGTACCATTACATTTCTACTTTGATTTATTTGCAGGATGTTTACAAGCATTTATATTCATAATGCTAACAATGGTATTTGTTTCAAACTCAACAGAGTAA
- the atpD gene encoding F0F1 ATP synthase subunit beta, whose product MANVGKIVSIVGVVLDVKFDNENSLPNLLNALVIKLGDQEIVAEVAQHIGDDTVRCISMSATDGLVRGMEAIDTGRPISVPVGDATLGRIFNVLGEPVDDAPAPKDAPELPIHRSAPEYNDIASTAEILETGIKVVDLLVPYLKGGKIGLFGGAGVGKTVLIQELINNIAKQHGGISVFAGVGERTREGNDLYHEMKDSGVINKTALVFGQMNEPPGARMRVALSGLTMAEYFRDEQNQDVLLFVDNIFRFTQAGSEVSALLGRMPSAVGYQPTLATEMGNLQERITSTKKGSITSVQAVYVPADDLTDPAPATTFAHLDAKTVLSRSIASLGIYPAVDPLESTSRVLDPKIVGEEHYAVARGVQSILQRYKELQDIIAILGMDELSDEDKVIVARARKIQRFLSQSFTVAEQFTGFPGKYVPVKETVRGFKEILEGKHDDLPESAFLFVGSIDEAVAKAKESR is encoded by the coding sequence ATGGCCAACGTAGGGAAAATAGTATCAATCGTAGGTGTTGTACTAGATGTTAAGTTTGATAATGAAAATAGCCTACCTAACTTATTAAACGCATTAGTTATAAAGTTAGGAGATCAAGAAATAGTTGCTGAAGTTGCACAACATATAGGTGATGATACAGTTAGATGTATATCAATGAGTGCTACAGATGGACTAGTTAGAGGAATGGAAGCAATAGATACAGGAAGACCAATAAGTGTTCCTGTTGGAGATGCTACATTAGGAAGAATATTCAACGTTCTTGGAGAACCAGTTGATGATGCACCAGCGCCAAAAGATGCACCGGAGTTGCCTATACATAGATCGGCACCAGAGTATAATGATATAGCAAGTACTGCTGAAATACTTGAAACAGGTATAAAAGTAGTTGACTTACTAGTACCATACTTAAAAGGTGGTAAAATAGGTCTATTCGGTGGTGCTGGAGTTGGAAAAACAGTTCTTATACAAGAACTTATAAACAATATAGCTAAACAACACGGTGGTATATCAGTATTCGCAGGTGTTGGAGAAAGAACAAGAGAAGGTAACGATCTTTACCATGAAATGAAAGATTCTGGAGTTATAAATAAAACAGCTCTAGTATTCGGACAAATGAACGAGCCACCAGGAGCTAGAATGAGGGTTGCCTTATCTGGACTTACTATGGCTGAGTATTTCAGAGATGAACAAAATCAAGACGTTCTTTTATTCGTAGATAATATATTCCGTTTCACACAAGCAGGTTCAGAAGTTTCTGCCCTACTTGGACGTATGCCTTCAGCAGTTGGATACCAACCAACGCTTGCTACAGAAATGGGTAACTTACAAGAAAGAATAACATCAACTAAGAAAGGATCTATAACATCTGTTCAAGCTGTTTATGTACCTGCGGATGACTTAACTGACCCAGCGCCAGCAACAACATTTGCTCACTTAGATGCAAAAACAGTTTTATCTAGATCTATAGCATCTCTAGGTATATACCCTGCAGTTGATCCACTTGAATCAACTTCTAGAGTATTAGACCCTAAAATAGTTGGTGAAGAACATTATGCAGTAGCCAGAGGAGTGCAATCTATACTTCAAAGATATAAAGAATTACAAGATATAATAGCTATACTTGGTATGGATGAATTATCTGATGAGGATAAAGTAATAGTTGCTCGTGCAAGAAAGATACAAAGATTCCTTTCTCAATCTTTCACAGTTGCAGAACAATTTACAGGATTCCCAGGTAAATATGTACCAGTTAAAGAAACTGTAAGAGGTTTCAAAGAAATACTTGAAGGAAAACATGACGACTTACCAGAATCAGCATTCTTATTTGTTGGATCAATAGATGAAGCTGTTGCGAAAGCAAAGGAGAGTAGATAG
- the atpG gene encoding ATP synthase F1 subunit gamma, with the protein MAGAGIKEIKTRINSVNSTKQVTKAMELVASSKMRKAKDRALAARPYFGTMYDTVKDIATSTRGVRNVFLKQREVKNRCYIIVAGDRGLAGGYNSNIMKLTLSHMDGKKEKVMTVGKKATEFFQKRGYDILKSAESVEKCDYDETLAFAEKAMDLYKKGEIDEVYMVYTEFVSPLTQSPKLLKVLPLAFEKEENKETKEQAAKGARVQYLPSAEVVLGHIIPKYVSGIVYDGVIESFASEQAARRTAMSSATDNADEMLSNLELSYNRARQSAVTQEITEIVGGVEALK; encoded by the coding sequence TTGGCAGGAGCTGGAATTAAAGAGATTAAAACGCGTATTAACAGTGTTAATAGTACAAAGCAGGTTACTAAAGCTATGGAACTTGTTGCTTCTTCAAAAATGAGAAAAGCAAAAGATAGAGCTTTAGCAGCTAGACCGTACTTTGGAACAATGTACGATACAGTGAAGGATATAGCTACAAGTACTCGTGGCGTTAGAAATGTATTCTTAAAACAAAGAGAAGTAAAAAATAGATGTTATATTATTGTTGCAGGGGATAGAGGACTTGCAGGAGGATATAACTCGAATATAATGAAATTAACACTTAGTCATATGGATGGAAAAAAAGAAAAAGTTATGACTGTAGGTAAAAAAGCTACGGAATTTTTCCAAAAAAGAGGTTATGACATATTAAAGTCAGCAGAAAGTGTTGAAAAATGTGACTATGATGAAACATTAGCTTTTGCAGAGAAAGCTATGGATTTATATAAAAAAGGTGAAATTGATGAAGTATATATGGTATATACAGAATTTGTATCTCCTTTAACTCAAAGTCCAAAATTGTTAAAAGTGCTACCTTTAGCATTTGAAAAAGAAGAAAATAAGGAAACAAAAGAGCAAGCTGCAAAAGGAGCTAGAGTTCAATATTTACCATCGGCAGAAGTTGTTTTAGGCCACATAATACCTAAATATGTTTCTGGTATAGTTTATGATGGAGTTATAGAATCTTTCGCATCAGAACAAGCTGCGAGAAGAACTGCCATGAGTTCAGCAACTGATAATGCAGACGAAATGCTATCTAATTTAGAGTTGAGTTACAACAGAGCGAGACAATCAGCTGTAACTCAAGAAATAACAGAGATAGTAGGCGGAGTAGAGGCTCTAAAATAA